ATTTTCGAAAGCTCCAGACCGGCATCGGAAAATAACGCTAAGAGAAAatttcgatgttttttttttttttttattttatatctggaaattttattattattcaaaacaaaatacaaaatttcttggATATGTTCAGACTTTTATAATCTTTTCATTAttgagaatatttaaatttttttgcttacataaTCAACTTATCAAAATTGGTGACCTAAGTAGGGGTCATttgctttttatttcaatatatataaattaatattgtagATTGTAGTACAAGAGGTATCGTAGTGTATTGTAGTTACACCATGATGTTAACACagtctaattaaaaaaaaaaataaaatcttatcaCCAGACTGTGTCTCTGACTCAACTGTTAAAAccgaagttaaaaaaatttcaaaaacaaaaattttaatctgaatTATATTGTAAACATTCACTCgtgtttatttgtaaacattCAATTATGATTTCCTAAAAGTTTATTGTGACCCCGGCCCCGTAACGACCTGTAGTACGTCTATTAATTCAGCACtattatgcatgtatataaAGTGTTGTGAATTTTCTTTGAGTGCAGTATCAAGTTAACTActtttaaaatactaataacaattatttcttCAATAAACTACTCATAACAATATTTACTTCACTCATTTGTTTTTTGTCTTTTCTGAATTATAAGGTAagtactaattttttattatcattttttatctttCCAAATATTGTCTCAAACTCGAATCGTTCCAAATCTAACAATCTAAATAACTTGAGcaagttttttttcatatttaaaccaTTGTGAATGTACTATAGTagtaaattagtttaaattttagcaTCTTTTTACGTTATTTCGAAATAGTCCATTCAAAGttcacaagtaaaatttacgcATCGTATGTTGATTTGTTTAATTGGATAATTAAGGTGCTATTCGTGGGTTCATAGTCATTAATGAGCTTCTCTTCTGCGATGTAGTTTACTATAGTGACTGCgtttcttttaagaaaaaagtctttAAGATATCATATGTTGTTAGCCCAACTAAgtatctttaataaatttcttctCAGTTATAAGCGGCTTTATTCCAAGAAAACCtcttcacacaaaaaattttctctcttttaccgtttattttgtgttttgttatacTGAGAAATGGCTCGTTGCTATAAAAACTAACGCAAATGTCCTGAGTGAAATATTCTTATCAAATGTTGTAAAATACTTAAGTACTAATGGCCAAGTGCTCTGAAGTAATTCTAGGTATTCTAGCGGTATTTAAAATACTGCTTTCTATCTATTTTGTTGAAGCATAAACATTCACAAAATATTGATAGAACGTTTTCAAAGTGATTGCCTGAAGCAAAGTTGCAAAAATGCCCACTTACTTAGTTATCCTTTCtaaatttaaagcaaaaattatATGTAGAGCAAAGATAATCAACGCAAATCCactaaaatagtattttaattaCAGATCCACggtcaaaaaatgattctacaCTCAAGAAAATTTCTTGCGAATCACATATTAATGTTCATTATGAtgctacaaataatatttagtcAAATGCCGATGAGTACGGGATTTATTGTACCTCAAACTATCTCTAAAGCGAAATCAGATATTTCAGtggaaacttttcaaaattattcacaaGAAGATGTCGATACTACCAACAGGAAGCTTTGTATCTTGGAAATGGTATTTGGAAACTCAAAAAGCCCTAATCAACAGTGTGatgatttaaaatcaatttcagtAAGCGAGATTATCAAAGAAGCTTATCTTTACAGTAATGATGAATTGgaaaatatcgataaaattctaaaatttattgaaactcaACCGTCCAAAGATATTAAGGACATAGCTTACAATGTTTTATACCAAGAAGTGTTGGATCACTATATGTTAGAAAAATTAGAGACAACCCAAACGAATTTATGTCTTTTGGAAATAATAATCGGGAAAAAGCAAGAAGCCATTGGACATTTTGAAGAAATGAATCCAACATCGGTAGCTCGATTAGTAGAATACGCTATTAACTTTAATGGTACAACGCTACCTCAGTTTGGTGATTtccttaattttattgtacataaACCAGAAATATCTAATATtgaacataatatattaattatttccatGGAAATTGGCTATGAAATGGCTTATAAAAAATGGGGCCCAAAGAGTTTAGTTTTCGCTGCAATAAACCTTATAGAAGTTGGTGTAAAACTACGTTCCacaaaaattgaatcattttattttaataagctGCAAAACTTATGGGCGAAGGTAATTGTTTTCTACTGTGGTGCTCTTAAACAACATCGTCCTGTAAGATTTACCAATCTGAAAGATTACTCTTCACATTTACCTGAAATgagtgataaaataaaaaaattcgagaaCTATTTCCTGGATATTTTGCTTCCTTCTGTACGTAGAGTTTTAAATAAAGAAGGTGTCGAAAACAATGTTGATATGTTTCTCAAATGTGTGCCAGCAACTATTCCAGTCATTGAACCAGGTGCGATCATATATTCAACTATATTCGATGAAATGGCTAagcaaaatttgttatatactAATAACTTCATAACGAAATttgcatattatattaaaaactacatGGAAGCACCCAATTATTCACATATTTTAGAACAATTTAAGGAAGTatttgaagatttaaaaaataacatacctGACTGGGCACAAAAATTGATTTGGAGTGGTGATAAATGTAAATTGGAAAACCGTAAATGGGATCAATATTTGTCCGTATGTGGTGAACTTGGCTGTAATACAACTAGCATAGATGGCCACATGGTGTTTTCGTCTCAAATAGATACCTTACAAGAATCAACGGAGGTACAAAGTCAATGGAAATTTGAAACCAACAATCAGGGTACTtcttttactattaaaaatgtTGCTTCTGGAGAGTATTTATATCCTGGTTCAAATTTGGCTGATGAAAAAAGTCACCCAGTTTTTACTTCGAGTTCTGAAATCCCAAACATTGAATCATTATGGAATATAACAGCATCTAGTAATGGGAGTTATATTACTTTACAAAATACtcataataatgaatatttatatgttgGCGGTCTTTATGAAAAGGATCCGCTTAAACGGAAAGTATTTACTCAAAGATCAGGGTCACCAACACAGGCAATGCCTCAAGAAAATgaatggaaattaatttgttgaTAAGATTTTTgtgatatacattttatttttgtgttacatgtttacaatttttttattcaataaattattaattttgctttttgtacttatatgaattttttttctttgatctTAAGACTTCAATTTCCAAATTTAGACTAGTCATGATGACGAAAAGTCATACGTCTGTAGTAGAAAACAACAACTCTCAATTTGAAACTGTATCGATAACCTCTGGCTTTTCGGGTTAACGATGTAACATCTAAACTGTCGAGCTTTGCGAAGGCTGTTTCTCTTCCTTCCTGCctttttgttttgaagtttttactttgaattgTTTATCAACATTTATGAATGTTAGATACAATCATAACCCATAAGCTCTcagaattatttttgattgaaaaaaggTGCAGAATCGATATTGATCGCAGATTTCTATCTAAATTAAACTTGactaaacaaaagttattatataTTGACTGCAGTATGGCCCGATCCAGTAGGGGAGAGCGGGCCAACCACCGGAAGCGGCAAAAATGTGGGCCGGCAAATCCTTTATATACAGTTATCTCGATTATAGGGACTCTATATCGACCCAGGTTTTTCCGAAGACTGggattgtatagaaaaattcattctaatttataaataaaataaaacactgcCTATAAGACATTTACACTTGAATGTCTTTTTTTAgctgacatatgcttgaaactcgaaaaagcAATATCGatgttttatcgataaaaaagctTAAAGCAATAAGTATTGGATGTGTATAGGCGCAAATCTTACGCAGGCATTAAATTTGACCTTAAACTTAACCTTGTATGTACGTGATTACGAGTGATTAAACTATgcttaatttgttttatacaaatcatgataattattattaaatgaagtaTGACTTTTAAATACGAAcaatgcagtatttttgtcttttttacaagaaaaattaaaaaaaaataaaattaaaaaaatgttgaccTAATTTTTTAAGCGATCAGTTGtcattccatttaaaaaacaattttaaattttcttgatatttaaCACGGTGAAAAGTTgctattttggaaatattattatctattttaccaaattttttatttctttttgtttagtAACTTCAAATAAGCCACTTGAAAACAAGAAGTTTTAGCATTGAAGCGTTTTATAAGAAACTAGCATGATACctgcccgcttcgctgggcttaagaGTAGAGACCATTGCgttataacactcgaaatagggatagggattgtttAACACGAGTAAAAGTATATGTAGGTacagctttcaattttttttaatattgaaaatagttaTAATGCATAAAGTATATCAGAAAGCCCAAGTTTTACCAGAaggcataaattgtatctcgttaTCTATTTTACCGAAATCTTCAATTTATGCTTTGGAATTATGTTTATAGATGCCGCAATGAAATGTCAAgcgaagaaatgttttttcatatatttataaattatagcccatgtattattttgatatataagctatattattgtaaaatttcactAAAATCCATTTGGTTGCTTTTGTTTTTCAAGCCGTTTAAAAGGAATCCACGATTAAAGGTGAGGGAGAAGGTTGACTACTTATGTGCTTTAAGAATTCGgtaaaacatttacgaaaaagTTTACCGTTTACAGTGAAACCCATGTATGCTTTTCCCCTACTATCACAAACCAAATCCCTTCtaccaaaaaatttagtagttATCCGTaagcaataaaatttatcgcttcataattaaataattgcacattccaaaattattataaaattattgcgCGTATATTCGTTgtcgataaataataaaatccatCCGGGTGCTTTACTCTTTATAGAACTCGATGACTCGAACGAGAATGGCATGTGGACAAACTTATCTTGTGTCTCTTAGAATT
The Chrysoperla carnea chromosome 4, inChrCarn1.1, whole genome shotgun sequence genome window above contains:
- the LOC123297309 gene encoding uncharacterized protein LOC123297309, encoding MILHSRKFLANHILMFIMMLQIIFSQMPMSTGFIVPQTISKAKSDISVETFQNYSQEDVDTTNRKLCILEMVFGNSKSPNQQCDDLKSISVSEIIKEAYLYSNDELENIDKILKFIETQPSKDIKDIAYNVLYQEVLDHYMLEKLETTQTNLCLLEIIIGKKQEAIGHFEEMNPTSVARLVEYAINFNGTTLPQFGDFLNFIVHKPEISNIEHNILIISMEIGYEMAYKKWGPKSLVFAAINLIEVGVKLRSTKIESFYFNKLQNLWAKVIVFYCGALKQHRPVRFTNLKDYSSHLPEMSDKIKKFENYFLDILLPSVRRVLNKEGVENNVDMFLKCVPATIPVIEPGAIIYSTIFDEMAKQNLLYTNNFITKFAYYIKNYMEAPNYSHILEQFKEVFEDLKNNIPDWAQKLIWSGDKCKLENRKWDQYLSVCGELGCNTTSIDGHMVFSSQIDTLQESTEVQSQWKFETNNQGTSFTIKNVASGEYLYPGSNLADEKSHPVFTSSSEIPNIESLWNITASSNGSYITLQNTHNNEYLYVGGLYEKDPLKRKVFTQRSGSPTQAMPQENEWKLIC